ATTAGTAATGCAGTATAATGGTGCACAACATTATGAAATCATTGCATCATCCCACACGGAAAAATATTTGATTGGTTTAAATCGGATGCAATGTTTGCTAGACACGGATGCCTCATCCCTCTGGAGGAGCAACGGAAATTCCCGATCAGAGTGTCATCTGTTCTGTTGGTAGAGAGAAGATAAGTTAGAAATAACTCACACAAGCACAGAAATTTCTCTTCCGATCATTTATTTGTCCCTGTACAAAATAATTTACAAGCCAAGGTGGATACAAGGCCGTCGCACTTATGTACACAGAATGGTAGTCAGGACATTGTCAATTAGATCAACCTTCTGCTGATTAGATTAATTATCATCTCCCTCGTCTTCTTCCTCCTCGTTATTGATCTGGAAGTAGCGGAGTTCGTAGCTGTCCTTCTGGTTGGCGACCACTCGGAGCCAATCACGGAGGTTGTTCTTCTTCAAGTACTTCTTGGTCAGGTACTTCAGATACCTGAAAGTTGAACAAGGAGACATCAGAAAACTGGCAAGGTTCAAGTCAAGCATGTTATCGGGTTCCACCTGGTGGCAGCACTGGTCATGCCAGCTTCACAGCATCAGTGCAACCAAACCAAAATATTGGTCCTATTGTACAACGGTCCCTTTTGATGATATCTACAGCTCTACAGCTCTTTGATATCTACAGCTCTTTACAAGACAAAGAGCCTTCTGATACTTATTACAAGTTCCTACACTAACCATGACAGCAACACATCACATAGAAGAAACTATCTGCTCACCTCTTGCTGAATGGCACTTCGGAGTTGATAGTGACCTTAGACTTGTTCCTTTCAATGCTCACATTGCCATCAAGATTGTTGGTCTTGCCTTGGATCTTGATGCGTTCATGGAGGTAACGCTCCTGCAGGGGGAAGGGGAGACTATTGTTCAGCACAGATTAGGGAAGGCCACCCTAATCAAATGGCTGAATCTAGGGAAGGAGACCCTAGTCCAACAACAGATTAGAACCAGCCACGGAAGTAAATTTGGACTCTTAACTTCATACAAGAACTTGTTATCAATGATTTGCTTCAATTTTGCAGCCATATTGCGGTAATTGCCATGTTTCCCATGACATTGAAGCAGCAACTGACAAATTTATTTAAACAATCTACTTACTTGAGGTTCATATCCTCAATGCCAATTGGCTAAACTAAAGGATACAGCATTAGTGTATAAAATGGAGATATCATTCCACATCGAATTACGACAAATTCCATCGTGTATTGATACTTACATAGCTTCCAGCATCCATGATGCCATCCTCAACAGGGAGGGTGCAGTCAATAGTGAACTTGAGggtggtcttcttcttcttgctgcCTCCCTTTGCAGCGGTCTTGCCCTTCTTCTGCTATAATAATACAAGTGGAACTCATGAACAGTGcatcagtgtacatgtaggcctattgtataGGACTACTGTTACTGTACTTTTACTGTACACAGTACATTCTACAGAACAAAATGTACGCACTCTCTCGAGTGTCTGACCGGGATCGATTCTCATAGTTCTTTTAAAAGCATTTCTTGTCCCTTTAACAATTAAAGTTCAACATATTCAGTAATCTAAGCAAAGAGGCATAGCTTTATGGTTTATTTGATATATAATTCACTGAAAAAACACTTTGATCAGGATGGAAATCGGTAAATAAGACAGCACTGGCTTCACTCACCACTTTCGGAGCCATGGCGGTAGTTGTAGAGGCAGAACGTGGTCTTTGCTGGGGGTCTTCAATCGGCAAATTCCGTAAAATCCGGTTTAAACGGTTCTAACTGCCATTAAAAGTATAAAACATTGATAACCTTACTGGCATATCAATATTTCTTCTTAGTACCGATTTGTAAAACTAGATTACAGCAAAGTACTTGAATTTCgagattttctcaaaatgtacgGAAATTTCCGAAGAGCCCGGATGTCTCCATCTTTAGAACAACTCCCCTTCCGATTTTGGATTTTGCCgataaaaacatctttttattATTGGTAAGGGACAAAAATTACCTAGTGGCAAAATGCAAATGAAAGGTTTTGATAGTAGTTACCAAGTCAATTCATCTTGCACATAGACAAATGGTGTGATAAGTGCTTTTTAGAGCGTCTAATTCTATCGGGCCGGCTTGATGTCCGACAAAAGATTTTATTTCTACACGGATGTGATAGCACTTGTGTACATCCTATATCCGGACGGACACCACTCCAAAAATTCTCTTTTGACTGGATTGCCCTCAGTTTCCAAAATATGGTTGGATATGGATCCATCGTTGACGACTAACAAACGTCCAGTGAATGAGTGATGACAAGTGCCAGTGCCGTCACCAAAACTTTGCACTTGCAGCTTCAAGTATTCGTTGATGTCCCCACTGATTTGTATCATCTTTTTCCCTTGCAGTTGATGGCCTGACCCACAACCAACAATGATTGGTGGGTTGTTTATCTATAACCACAAAGGAGAAGTCCTAATCTCTCGGGTATACAGGGACGATATTGGGTAAGTGTGTAGCAACTGGCACTGGCATGGCCAAGTGACACTACGGTTTACACAACCTCGATGAATTGCATCTTATCCATGAAGTGTTCACCATCACAAATTGATCTGTTAatttctttaacatgtttaatgagCACATCAGAACTGTGTGAATTTTATCTCTTGAGGCTTTAAGATGGTTGAATTTTAGAACAATGCAAAAGGCAATGATGAACCCTTATTTCAACTCAGATGTTACTCTCTAGGGAAACCTATTTGTTTTAAGTTCCATACCAAAACTTTTCATTTTAGACTTTAGCATGCACAAACACCTGTATCTTTTATATTCCAGCCGAAATGCTGTTGATGCATTCAGGGTCAATGTTATCCATGCCCGCCAGCAGGTGCGGTCTCCCGTAACAAATATTGCCAGGACAAGCTTCTTCCATATCAAAAGATCTAACATCTGGGTTGCAGCCGTCACAAAGCAAAATGTCAATGCGTCAATGGTTTTCCAGTTTCTTGTGCGAATGTGTGAGGTCATGCAGTCCTACTTTGGAAAAATCTCTGAAGAAAATATCAAGAATAACTTTGTTCTGATTTATGAATTACTTGATGGTAAGTTGAACATGGAAGGCATGCTCTGAATTGTCAATAAAGCAGTTGGACAGTTTGGCCTCGAATTTGAGACGAGTACTCAGTCATCGCTGTAATATATTTGATGATGTACAATGGAAGGTATGGAATCTCTGACTACAGTTGCTCTGCCAATAAACTGTAAAGTGGTGCATTACACATTTTTCATGTACTTGCTATTTAAGACTTGATATTGTTTTTACAGAAATTCTCGATTTTGGATACCCCCAGAATACAGACACCGGAATATTGAAGACTTTTATCACACAACAGGGAGTCAAGTCGCAGGTGGGTAAATGagttatttcttcaaaaagtgcTGTATGATATGTAATCATTACGGTTGTATAATCAGCTAAAAAAATATGGCCACGTCTAACTTTTCTGACTCTTTCTTTTGAGCCCTGAACAGACAGTATTTGTACTCCCGCAATTCAGGATCCCCTTCTAATGCTTCATGGAGTGGCATGACTGATTAGTGCAAACCTTTGCTTCATGTAGATATAGGCCTGCCTTGTCCTTAGGGACTGAAGCATAGGTATGTGAAGCCAAAAAAGACCAGAAATATACAATCAAACACGCATTTAGGcatttctgaaaggaaaaagGGGGTTAATTCTGGTGGATTGTCGAATCAAAAGTGTCGATTTCTGCATCCCTGCAAGCTCATTCAGAAATGATCCAATCAGAAAGCTCTATCAATCATGCGGTTAATTTTCTTCAGGAAACAACCTGAAATGGATTATTAACTTTGTTGAAGAAAGTGTGAATTGGCCTTTGTTCTTACCCTTCTCTACCTCTAACATCTTCTGAACCCTTCAAAGCATTTTTTTCTAATAACCAAATAAAAATTTCCTTCCCCTTGTTATTCCCTCCCACAGAAGGTGAGTAAACTATTACCATTAAAGACTCACATATTTACAGATAATGTGGTTCTTGACCATCGCTGGTTATGGTCAGTCATTTCAACAGCCTCCATTTGTCATATCTTATGAGCTCACCCCCTCAGGGTTTGTGTCTTCAATCTACAGAAATTGTCACACAGGCTGCAGTGAAATTTGAGACCTGGTCTTGTGGCAATGCATGCCACCACAGATCCTAATCTAGGGCATGCGGCAAAATTGCTAAATTCTTTGAAGTTTATCATTGACCTTAAAAATGCCCAGGTGCCCTTTCTTTTTTATGTCAGACACCTTTGCTGGAATTGCGTCTGCCACATCTGTCTGAGTTTTTCCTTCATCAAGTTTGTTGATCAGCGCTAAGCTGTACGATTTGATCTTCAATCTGTGCAATAAACTTACCAAGTTGTTGACCAGACTTTCAAACCCAATGCCTGTGAATGGAAACCCTGCGCGGGTGAGCGTGGTCCTTTCCGGTGCCAAGCTTGCTGTTTTCATGTGACGTCTGCTGTCACAGTCTTCTGCTTCATGCTTATTTTTTCCACTTCAACATCAGCTAAATCTAAAGGGTCAGGTAAGTGCTCGAGCTTGGAAATATAAACAAATTGGCTGGAGCTGTCCTTTCATCCGTGCATGGCTTGTGGATGTAACCTTGGTCCTGTTGGTGACCCAACACAGAAGTAAATATGAGAGGATTTCTTCAGTCTGTAACTATTGTCAGTTACAATTTTTCTTCTCAATGTTCGATATCATTCTAGAAGACGAACCTCAGGTTTGTGTAAccattcaaaacaaaatattgattACAGATCAGAAGAAATCCTCCTTCAGTTCTACGACAAATATACAAGTTTATATTATCAGTAAACAGTTACCGACGAGCCCAGCCAATGGCACTTCACATAATGCTCGTTCCTGTTCAATTCATAGACAGTGCTTGCATCATTTTCTTATCTTATGCATTGTCGTGTAGTTGCTGCCACATTTGTTATTTCTTCAATTGATGTTCATTCATTTTGCATTTGATTCTCCGACTggaatgtttcattttcaggagCAAATTATGCCAGCTGTCTGTGACTGAGCAGTTTTCAATACTGGTGcctttatttttcttcttctcagtCGAAAATAGACTTGCTCAAATAaggggtggtgggggggggggggggggggtgctgtCAGTCTAAAGCGGATATGAGACTATAACTTGGAATATTGGAATTAGCACcaaaaataaatcatttatGAGGCTTAAGATTTTGGACTCGTGACGATGAGGAAATCTGAGTTTTTATCAGTCATAGTTCTTCAGAATAGTGGCTTGGCATGATACTTATACTTTGTATACCTTCACCGCTTCACACATATTCTGATTAAACTAGAGCAAATTACTTTAATTCAAGTTTTGtgccaatggcaatgacaaGGGCTAAAATGTATCACTTCCACATAATGAGTTATTTCCATTCATACCCTGTTTGAGTAATATGCGTTTTTTGCCCTTCATTGTAGGTGATTCAAACAGCAGTACGCAGTGTTGTTCATGGGCGGTCCCCCTTACATGGCATGGTAGTTAGCCGGCTTTGCTTAACGTGTTTGTGATCGTCAGTAGTCGGTACATCCTTTGCCACCTATGCCACTCGTGCATGAATATAAACCAACTTATCACAACAAAGAAAATAACGATTTCGGATAATTCTGACAAGAAAATTATGACCGTGAAAGACAATATGATGATTCTGCATCTTTGGCAAAGGGTGTACCATAAAACATGATTTCTTAGTATAAATTTCAGTTCTCGCAGGTCACTGCCCCACCTTCAGATTGACGATGTTGTGATAATTTCGTTGTCATGTGTGTTCTTGAGATTCTagatttcgtgatattttgatcaAAATTATTGTGTGCTGCTGTTAGCAACTTCAGAATTTTTCCATTCTTTTTTTGTGTCCTCTTCATTTATTGACTAACAAAATCAAGGCACCAGAAATGTGCATACCAGGGTATCTTTTATGTCCTGGACTTGGGCAGTATAGGTTCCCACCCTCTACCTCCCAGAAACTGGAATATATAATAGTTTGGTTAAATCAAACTGATCTTTCTAACCAGACTGTCTTTTCTTGATCTTCTATAATCTAAACTAATAACTCTACGAACCTCTTCCATCATACCCTCTGTTACTTTTCCAAGACCCCCAAGTGTCATTCTTCATGACCGGCCGTCAGGTTTTGATGGTCTCCTAGACTTTATAGAGCCACTAATGCACTATTGGCTTGTGCAGTATCCAGGCTAAGTTTCAGGAAGGTCGCATAATTCAGCAGATGACAGAGGTTAAAAACATCATCGATCTAGCATGTGCAATAGTTTCTCTGCTGTCCTCTTTCGTTGATGTAAATAAAGTATTTATTCTTGCTTAGATAGAGTGAGATATTTGCTATCCCTGGCAATATCGTAGAGTCAAAGGTGATGACTGCTTTTGGCCCCTGTCAAATTTCAGCTTCTGTTGGCAGGACGTTACAGTGTAATGCATTTGATCATTAAAACCAGTAAAACAGTGTTACGTCAGAAGACAAGAAGAAAACAAGGTTTAGGTGTTCTATCCCGACATGTCATAAACCTTACTACACACCTGCAAGTCCTGTTAAAAGGAAGAGCATCATTGACCAACCATACCAAGTCAAGTGTATGATATGATGATAGAAAATGCAGTAATGGACGCGTAGTTTTAAGTTAACAGTCTGTTTGCTTGTCTATTTTTGTTAAATTAGACCAAAGAGGAGACTAGTCAGATCACGTCGCACGTCACTGGCCAGATCAGCTGGAGACGAGAAGGCATCAAGTATCGTCGGAACGAGTTGTTTCTTGATGTACTGGAGTCCGTCAACTTACTAATGTCACCGCAAGGTAGGCCAGTTGGGATAAGTTTTGCTTCTATGAAACAGTCTACTGTACAAATAATAAAGGCAATGGAAGATAGGTAGTTCCCATTTCGAGATTCGAGAAGAAAAGTATGGAATTTCACAAGCGTGTGTGTGAACTGTTAGGTGTTTAACTGTTGCATTCCTGTCACTCGGAACTGTTTGATACACATCAGTAATCTTTTAAACTTATTTTTTAACACAGAGTCTTCGGCTGGCAGGGATGTTTATTGGCCAACTTTTTGCTGGATATAATTGGAAAAATGCGTCCTCTTTCAGCAGATAGGTAGATGACCCGTATACAATCTTTCGCTGCGTTTTTCAGGCCAAGTGCTTAGCGCCCACGTCGCTGGCAAGGTCGTAATGAAGAGCTACCTCAGCGGTATGCCCGAGtgtaaatttggtatcaatgaTAAGTTAGTGTTAGACAGCAAGGGAAAGAGTTCTGCCGACGATGCGTCTAGGAGGTATGCCACCTTTTGACAGATTGGCTAACCTTTACGCTGCATTATTCCAAGTTAAAATGCCTTTAGTTGGTCActgaaagtttttgaaatattttttgaattttgaaattttgatttaaGTTTTTTCTGGCTCGCTACTATTTAACTTAAGCATATTTGACAATACtttgaaacaaattttttttcttttccatttgaaagttttacttAGCAGATTTTAACACATAAATGCTGCTTTAGCCTTTCTAATTTGCTTATGTTTACATCTTTCGACTCTGTTTTTGAAATCCTACTGCCAATTCAACATGACAAAAGTTTTAATGAAATGAGAATCAGACAATGACACGTGATCAATAACTTTCTGCCAATTACGGGCATTTTGATGTTGGAACTTTGCAAATAAAGGATAGCCTAAAACTAAAACCTGAACTAACTATCAACAATGGCTGAGCAGTTTTGATACCAAAGAGATCTCTCATTACGACTTTAAGACGTGAACCCTGTAGACTTGAATGGAATGACCCTTGAGAGAGAAAAGGATTAGTCCATTGAAGTAGATAGGGGTACGGGGTCTGTTTTGGCTCCTGAATTTATCAGAATGGGATTACCTAGGAGAGTGGTTTTAACATTCTGATAACTCACAATAGCTGACATATCTGCCCCTTCCCTTAGATTACCTTGAGAGGTAAGGTGAGATTGGGGAGAGGGGCTGACTGTGAACTCCCTAGTGGACCTTGATGGGACATTCTAAGGACCTGACTGGGTCATCAAGGTAAACTGGTGGAGGGGTTTGCCTACTTCTTTACTAATATTTACAATTTCGACGGTAAGTTGTCAGGATTTTAAAAGAACGCTGCGATGAGATATTCTGTGAGAAAATGTTCTAAATTGCATTCATTTTCGTAATTTACATCTAACTTTGACATAGTCAAAACCATCTCTGTAATAGGGATGTACCTGAAATCAGGCCCATCGCGCTAAGCTTTTCACTCAAACTCTTGGTAAATGAGCTTTCTTTACTTTTGTAGTCTCAAGAGGTAAGTTTATAGGATTTCTAATTCGGGGTTTTGAGCTGATTATGTCGCAATCTCGTGAGAGCATGAAGGGTCTATGGCATGATTTCTGCAACATTGAATTTAAGGGTTGTTCCTTTGTCACACTGGTTCATCCAATTGAATATGCCAGTCACATAGAGTAATCTTTAGGATCAGTGTTGCTATCTCTGCTGGCTATATTTGATGGCGTGTGGCTCGATTTTGAGCTGCACAGGGAGCATGTGTTGGGGTCCTCTCGAATAGTTCCATATCTGCTTTGATTTCAGTTGCATTCAGTACACATTCCCTGTTGCTTTGGGACTGTTTTGGTGTTTTGACAAATCCGGTCGACAAATACTGTGGGAAAAACAAGCAGTCTGTTTACAGCTCATGAGAGCGATAATAATGTTATCAAAATGTTATCATTCATGCATAATTGCATCATTCTACACTTCAACCTGATTCACTTCGAAATGTTCAAAGAGAGACTGTAGGCAGAAGCTAGGGTTGAAGTTGGTAGTCTTCGTGTGGCTAATATGCTCAGTTACGGGAATTGGGTCATGTTTTATTTAGTGATTAATGTTCCTGCCTATAGATTCCTTTTAAAGCACAAGTTCCAATCCTAACAGTTTGGATGATTTTCGCTTAAGATTTACCACTCTGTTTTGCTTTTCTTTAGTTCAAGAAGGTAAGGCCAGTTTCAGTGGAATGCGATACTCTGCATCGTACCTGACTTAACTGCACCCAGCCACAGAGCTTACAAATAATGTAGAATTTTCCCCGCATGGCTGGAATGGTGTGCACCTTGTTAGGGCTTAACTTGAAAATGCACACCTCCTCCAGTTCTCTGACACGGGTGTTCACACAGAATTAGCCTCAACACAGATCAGCCCCCTCAAGTGACTCTCATCTTGGAAGAGGCGAATTGTACTGACAGTCTGTAGTATGAAACCCACAGTTTGACTAATGCTTTTCCCCTTGGCTAATCAGGATGGCTTGCTATACTACTGTGTAGGCGGTGATTGAGTACACTCATTAACACGTAACACACCAATTGATTCTAAGCATGCAGGGATGACATAATTATTTATCGGAACCTTTGAATAATTAATACCAAGGTTGACTTGACATTGCATGGCCATTGCTTTTGCATTGCATGGCAGTTGATTCCTTGATGATCATCACCACATTTACAAAATTCCCTTTTCCTTCAGTTGTAGTGAATGTGTTGTATGGTATACTAGAGTACAGTTTGAGACATGCTAACCTGAATTTTGAAATCTTGATGATGAATAACATTCCATAGAACTAATTAACATCACATGCACTTGAAAACAAACTAATAAATTCACACTGGGGTTGGTGGGGTATTCTTGACAGCTGTCACGGTGAATGAGACATCCAGTTTGGGAGCGGAATCATTGGGTAGAGGGATGTGACAGTCCAAATGCATTAGCAAACCAATGGATCACCCAATACACTCACAGGAATAACCAGTAACTCTGTACTATTGTTAAGGATTGTCTTTAATACCTGGTGAAAGAGTAGATGAAGCTTT
The sequence above is a segment of the Lineus longissimus chromosome 12, tnLinLong1.2, whole genome shotgun sequence genome. Coding sequences within it:
- the LOC135496465 gene encoding large ribosomal subunit protein eL22-like codes for the protein MAPKVQKKGKTAAKGGSKKKKTTLKFTIDCTLPVEDGIMDAGSYERYLHERIKIQGKTNNLDGNVSIERNKSKVTINSEVPFSKRYLKYLTKKYLKKNNLRDWLRVVANQKDSYELRYFQINNEEEEDEGDDN
- the LOC135496464 gene encoding AP-2 complex subunit mu isoform X2 — translated: MIGGLFIYNHKGEVLISRVYRDDIGRNAVDAFRVNVIHARQQVRSPVTNIARTSFFHIKRSNIWVAAVTKQNVNASMVFQFLVRMCEVMQSYFGKISEENIKNNFVLIYELLDEILDFGYPQNTDTGILKTFITQQGVKSQLNLKGQTKEETSQITSHVTGQISWRREGIKYRRNELFLDVLESVNLLMSPQGQVLSAHVAGKVVMKSYLSGMPECKFGINDKLVLDSKGKSSADDASRSTTGKTSIAIDDCQFHQCVKLSKFETEHSINFIPPDGEFELMRYRTTKDISLPFRVIPLVREVGRSKMECKVVVKSNFKPSLLAQKVEVRIPTPLNTSGVQVICMKGKAKYKASENAIVWKIKRMGGMKECQLSAEIELLNTNDKKKWTRPPISMNFEVPFAPSGFKVRYLKVFESKLNYSDHDVIKWVRYIGKSGLYETRC
- the LOC135496464 gene encoding AP-2 complex subunit mu isoform X1, whose amino-acid sequence is MIGGLFIYNHKGEVLISRVYRDDIGRNAVDAFRVNVIHARQQVRSPVTNIARTSFFHIKRSNIWVAAVTKQNVNASMVFQFLVRMCEVMQSYFGKISEENIKNNFVLIYELLDEILDFGYPQNTDTGILKTFITQQGVKSQLNLKGQTKEETSQITSHVTGQISWRREGIKYRRNELFLDVLESVNLLMSPQGQVLSAHVAGKVVMKSYLSGMPECKFGINDKLVLDSKGKSSADDASRSNSKTSTTGKTSIAIDDCQFHQCVKLSKFETEHSINFIPPDGEFELMRYRTTKDISLPFRVIPLVREVGRSKMECKVVVKSNFKPSLLAQKVEVRIPTPLNTSGVQVICMKGKAKYKASENAIVWKIKRMGGMKECQLSAEIELLNTNDKKKWTRPPISMNFEVPFAPSGFKVRYLKVFESKLNYSDHDVIKWVRYIGKSGLYETRC
- the LOC135496464 gene encoding AP-2 complex subunit mu isoform X3, which gives rise to MIGGLFIYNHKGEVLISRVYRDDIGRNAVDAFRVNVIHARQQVRSPVTNIARTSFFHIKRSNIWVAAVTKQNVNASMVFQFLVRMCEVMQSYFGKISEENIKNNFVLIYELLDEILDFGYPQNTDTGILKTFITQQGVKSQTKEETSQITSHVTGQISWRREGIKYRRNELFLDVLESVNLLMSPQGQVLSAHVAGKVVMKSYLSGMPECKFGINDKLVLDSKGKSSADDASRSNSKTSTTGKTSIAIDDCQFHQCVKLSKFETEHSINFIPPDGEFELMRYRTTKDISLPFRVIPLVREVGRSKMECKVVVKSNFKPSLLAQKVEVRIPTPLNTSGVQVICMKGKAKYKASENAIVWKIKRMGGMKECQLSAEIELLNTNDKKKWTRPPISMNFEVPFAPSGFKVRYLKVFESKLNYSDHDVIKWVRYIGKSGLYETRC
- the LOC135496464 gene encoding AP-2 complex subunit mu isoform X4, giving the protein MIGGLFIYNHKGEVLISRVYRDDIGRNAVDAFRVNVIHARQQVRSPVTNIARTSFFHIKRSNIWVAAVTKQNVNASMVFQFLVRMCEVMQSYFGKISEENIKNNFVLIYELLDEILDFGYPQNTDTGILKTFITQQGVKSQTKEETSQITSHVTGQISWRREGIKYRRNELFLDVLESVNLLMSPQGQVLSAHVAGKVVMKSYLSGMPECKFGINDKLVLDSKGKSSADDASRSTTGKTSIAIDDCQFHQCVKLSKFETEHSINFIPPDGEFELMRYRTTKDISLPFRVIPLVREVGRSKMECKVVVKSNFKPSLLAQKVEVRIPTPLNTSGVQVICMKGKAKYKASENAIVWKIKRMGGMKECQLSAEIELLNTNDKKKWTRPPISMNFEVPFAPSGFKVRYLKVFESKLNYSDHDVIKWVRYIGKSGLYETRC